Proteins from a genomic interval of Plasmodium reichenowi strain SY57 chromosome 13, whole genome shotgun sequence:
- a CDS encoding gamete antigen 27/25, translating to MSKVQKDSAKPLDKFGNVYDYHYEHETHAPLSPRIRKVGDIEFHACSDYIYLLMTLSKDPEKFNYALKDRVSIRRYVRKNQNRYNYFLIEEHVQDNIVNRISDRLITYCTDKEITEDYIKKVDDYLWVEQRVIEEVSINVDHAREVKEKKRIMNDKKLIRMLFDTYEYVKDVKFTDDQYKDAAARVSQFLVDVVDSYIIKPIPALPVSPDEPHHNNV from the coding sequence ATGAGTAAGGTACAAAAGGATAGTGCCAAGCCCTTGGATAAATTTGGAAATGTCTATGATTATCACTATGAACATGAAACACATGCCCCTCTCTCACCTCGTATTAGAAAAGTCGGGGATATTGAGTTTCATGCCTGTAGCGAttacatttatttgttGATGACCCTTAGCAAGGATCCTGAGAAGTTTAATTACGCTCTCAAGGATAGGGTTAGTATCAGGAGATATGTTCGCAAGAATCAAAATagatataattattttcttattgAAGAACATGTCCAAGATAACATTGTCAACAGGATAAGTGATCGTTTAATTACTTATTGTACCGACAAAGAAATTACGGAAGACTACATTAAGAAAGTTGACGATTACTTATGGGTTGAACAAAGAGTAATAGAAGAAGTTTCTATTAATGTTGATCATGCTAGAGAAGTTAAAGAGAAGAAGCGTATCATGAACGACAAGAAATTGATCAGAATGTTATTTGACACCTATGAATATGTCAAGGATGTCAAATTTACAGATGACCAATATAAGGACGCAGCAGCAAGAGTAAGTCAATTTCTTGTTGATGTTGTTGATTCTTATATAATCAAACCAATACCTGCTTTACCCGTATCACCTGATGAACCACATCACAACAatgtttaa
- a CDS encoding EMP1-trafficking protein, putative — MVVLYNNKEDIAVCDDGVNKEVIKNIFMEDIENKRRKEAVVRKRSIVHFGLKLFLFSFCIWTLQYANNNYDYKDNGNNYTLENILESRINRSLSEKQSHIANSATEVAVQEKNSTEEKKNNPHVEHQQQQQQQQPQQQQPQQQQPQQQQPQQQQQQQQQPNELNNFENKLKDLKDCLFDKIDNAVDWENLSSNVKGYLEKFDSTIENKIKKEVQTANQQSNLMTNLDPKTQFIKNFTKNYDLYTPPLLLMLASAMLSENLKKKIFQVIAFLLFVVLIYLYLKLKKVNKNIKKDTNDNATNNNLETKTNVTKTS, encoded by the exons ATGGTAGTgctatataataataaggaaGATATAGCTGTATGTGACGATGGAGTTAATAAAGAagtaattaaaaatatttttatggaAGACATTGAAAATAAACGAAGAAAGGAAGCAGTTGTTAGAAAACGTAGCATTGTACATTTTGgtttaaaattatttttattttccttttgtATTTGGACTTTACAATATGCTAACAATAAT tatGATTACAAGGACAATGGTAATAATTATACCCTTGAAAATATACTAGAATCAAGAATTAATAGATCTTTATCAGAAAAGCAGTCTCATATTGCTAATTCAGCAACCGAAGTAGCTgtacaagaaaaaaatagtaccgaggaaaaaaaaaacaaccCCCACGTAGAACATCAgcaacaacaacaacaacagCAACCACAGCAACAGCAACCACAGCAACAACAACCACAGCAACAACAACCACAgcaacaacaacaacaacaacaacaaccaaatgaattaaataattttgaaaataaattaaaagattTAAAAGATTGTTTATTCGATAAAATTGATAATGCCGTTGATTGGGAAAATCTTTCTTCCAATGTTAAAGGATATTTGGAAAAGTTTGATAGTActatagaaaataaaataaagaaagaaGTTCAAACGGCTAATCAGCAAAGTAATTTGATGACAAATTTAGATCCAAAAACAcaattcataaaaaatttcaCAAAGAattatgatttatatacaCCACCACTTTTACTAATGTTAGCTTCAGCTATGTTATcagaaaatttaaaaaaaaaaatattccaAGTAATCGCCTTCCTTCTTTTTGttgttttaatttatttatatttgaaattaaagaaagttaataaaaatattaaaaaagatacaaatgataatgcaacaaataataatttagaGACAAAGACAAATGTTACTAAAACGTCCTAA
- a CDS encoding putative exported protein (Plasmodium exported protein, unknown function), which yields MNYFNVYIYVIFLLIIIKNEVVKSQRLNRRNESKKEPKIPDEVDYITMNTFISPEENRKLAYGKAKRTNEKFKKIEKAKHKLRDQIYLFLAGLGMLLLKQSVMLCFKIANRQMKLAKRKKKS from the exons atgaattattttaatgtatatatttatgtaatatttttgttaattattataaaaaatgaagtaGTAAAAAGTCAAAGATTAAATAGACGCAATGAGTCAAAAAaag aaCCAAAAATACCTGATGAGGTTGACTACATAACAATGAATACTTTTATTTCACCTGAAGAAAATAGAAAATTAGCTTATGGCAAGGCTAAACGtacaaatgaaaaattcaaaaaaatagaaaaagCTAAACATAAACTTAGAGATCagatttatttattcttagCTGGATTAGGTATGcttttattaaaacaaaGTGTTATGTTATGTTTCAAAATTGCAAATCGTCAAATGAAATTAGCAaagaggaaaaaaaaatcataa
- a CDS encoding putative exported protein (Plasmodium exported protein, unknown function) produces the protein MQIKKKIHIFMYIYMFPLLTWIMKLSINYNFYEVYKKKYKVQYIPSTRSYRALNEIEDLRDTKKPHVQIILLSEEDNKNDEKEKIKEIIMHYRNKLDNEVKRKMYKKDKNHYFRKGKLNKT, from the exons ATgcaaattaaaaaaaaaattcatatttttatgtatatttatatgtttcCCCTTTTAACGTGGATAATGAAATTATCCATAAAt tataatttttatgaggtatataaaaagaaatacaAGGTGCAATACATACCAAGTACTAGAAGTTATAGAGCACTAAACGAAATTGAAGATCTGCGAGATACTAAAAAACCTCATgtacaaataatattacttagtgaagaagataataaaaatgatgaaaaagaaaaaattaaagaaattataatgCATTATAGGAATAAATTAGACAATGAagtaaaaagaaaaatgtaCAAGAAAGATAAAAATCATTATTTTAGAAAGggaaaattaaataaaacctaa
- a CDS encoding surface-associated interspersed protein 13.1 (SURFIN 13.1) has protein sequence MEFNIPLPLKTKNTRLINEFSNKYLEGISKYILMLMQNETPKKNITTCRNMNYWIEDIKDEFNAKILPLYIYKEDEQVWDKYIEKGLLINLNNIIGDVCQRTPIPYIKPVRDIRKEIEAYCYERDEVLEELKKYTLTNKEKCEYYNNWMNEKQALFRKKPAWHKYANNPRYKSAFKISCNCDTETMFQNKLNCQNEYRKRSKKIRKFKKNKSKTALKKKSQKGSDNEEDEEDEEDEEDEEDEEDEEDEEDEEDEEVEENEKKSSPYGKEKTKDEEGTPIKNDEQITNPTYHEPKKEKTTKTIERSFASHNPRNKIIPVSTSSSTTTTISPTLSTIPKTSSPVTATSTSTITTTTPSLYTPITSTTLAQDVSSPMNPPKPTTNLPRIPHNTNTISDTTISTKNMNALNNEDEIKYRRFPENIHKGDKILIEKIHNEDTKTSDAYKKILPGKSGQAGPPGIYQKRQHTLKGKSGQSINIGIWGQAGHPNEKRSNTKENKHRTIIQKDRFQREIHDNPNIKDRYSSINNYILKPTKTFHQNYESEHHDKSSSGPILHNEKPTNYTKPERSSVKELIRYNDTYTSNHSESKSTKYRKYPQHLASTKFNSTVHDINQNEIQENVLEKFNLNQKISPHNPIYYLGNILDIIEQFLITLYSNKEKTNELRENSNPQINKLESAKQNKSTSETDSTPTYIPIIKREVTAAPKNDPREIKEQFMKPQTYNMENDSAKDQTPKIYLPGEYPHEVPIALPTDPKERSKFIIPEQIKPIKTYPPIIGHNKSKTAPPNINLPPSVLKKYPHIAEKYKGYYEYTQNEGWGNGYVDVLHRQNFDSIDPPPTYETYPYDIENVITGNNMNKNFSLPNKSNEYNFRDYNIPKHINLHVKPDESANNIAKVINIYDYLSNNSKTYKTKHIDLHITKNENYQNGYRPKKIDIPFSKNIKPPPLYRNTDKINGKKEFIITTKTPSDYTNEEIITHPTDISIIIPDDSKSKKEDTLHGNVKYPFPENIDNSNNNFDFTITKNPSLNYNNMDITTDSKEISNNIHDDLINPSENDTLNHSIQMIDIPSENVKNSFFESFHNFYKNYKKTKNKKPLLNYANSENISERTKIPYIIPLEVTNGINHPEQESNLHIVEEKPVCYKDGTYNETEECTIEKALKQKNVVYAYPPNLFQEDKREKYIPKELSFQTPSLHNIYTTSTIENINNENEKGNITIYLKNNNREINPPDYNIVPHENSFTQIKEINRASEQKEQIKTQNQTGINLQKENPQISEHTMVNPKSNLMMSFKPPQEPQYMYQMLGVSQTYDQPNASQNLPNSSALEVKPETTITYPHSSGTLFIHRETHNGQLSTLTTPTTSGNITTKPSGRLHSTNPSISSTSENSVNPFTSLPSYHQSEQSYSNTAHHLSQILFSREKNGMVKNEIQSPQITIKGSDGSIAHSLQRNNGYKGSNILNIVIQIATLFVGGFMIMAVFHKRNIFIFGAKKKKKKKKQLSCLDETTYVPVSEETYTEPISYELLENYEDLEENNYDENNMEYIYPEEELISSNTREIIKENQYTQEEDNIIKYEEKHSTLIEQKKTKWKSLIETHLKILEEYKMEEWDIHKGDFLEICLQEFNNIQDFQVEKKELENETNKYILYNDDDIERQNFLWNIYIENNRYISDQWKNKKWFQNIKTELQNEMHNFIKQQQQNINITKMSIINPLMERQKGIWREWIKKQNFIIYNYINEEWFKQVLKLYKQHYNVSKDNLNNNKIYIIRILTGIFMIVLEEYMKEECTIAKKAFLDRGLEKMNKRDNSDINAYITDIINSTKKNIYISNKEENNIKYKKEKWYLEMKEDWIRNEYKYLSSIKNQNILENDLILRENKSLIDIQKDISRRHWDDLQIKWIDEDNENDWLKIAETKFVDKKKGNYKKPKDKKKNIQPKKEKETYHNKLEKQTYVEESFNNMDDVKLHKMKTVIEIHMELLDESQREDWELNRKQFLEICIEEFSNKLETEKKNIIKSNELQLNIDNEKIINHMIEKQNMFIQKIMQKNKFLLERWKRKEWFHKLKENWKIQEKNNSITQIQGNNMENSKTERKNIMLEKQKIIWKKWVAKNVMHIEESNNESLLQDFITHNENIYFQDKKNLNNIKNQNNNIYENSLKKYTEKKLLTVIWIDIHMMVLDELKKEEIQESKIILLDKLIDGLKNKNDTKTNQPIIHIIKEKKENILQHKRNNVNIYQRVNENIDFKWINEEYKNCNILKEKIDIYDMTVKNPILDIQTNILLKNWENMQIKWIDDNNENDWLKIST, from the exons ATGGAATTTAATATACCTTTACcattaaaaacaaaaaacaCTCGTTTGATTAATGAATTTtctaataaatatttagaaggtatttctaaatatatattaatgttGATGCAAAATGAAACACCCAAAAAGAATATCACTACTTGTCgaaatatgaattattggatagaagatataaaagatGAATTTAATGCGAAAATATTACCcttgtatatatataaggaAGATGAACAGGTATGggataaatatatagaaaaaggacttttaattaatttaaataatattataggGGATGTATGTCAAAGAACTCCAATTCCATATATAAAACCTGTAAGAGATataagaaaagaaatagaAGCATATTGTTATGAAAGAGATGAAGTGCttgaagaattaaaaaaatatacattaacaaacaaagaaaaatgtgaatattataataactGGATGAATGAAAAGCAAGCATTATTTCGTAAAAAACCAGCTTGGCATAAATATGCTAATAACCCAAGATATAAAAGTGCTTTCAAAATTTCATGTAATTGTGATACGGAAACAATGTTCCAAAATAAATTGAACTGTCAAAACGAATATCGTAAAAGAAGTAAAAAAATTcgaaaatttaaaaaaaataaaagtaaaactgccctcaaaaaaaaatcacAGAAAGGAAGTgataatgaagaagatgaagaagatgaagaagatgaagaagatgaagaagatgaagaagatgaagaagatgaagaagatgaagaagatgaagaagttgaagaaaatgaaaaaaaaagtagTCCATAtggaaaagaaaaaactAAGGATGAAGAAGGCACTccaataaaaaatgatgaacAAATTACTAATCCAACATATCATGAACctaaaaaagaaaaaacaacTAAAACTATAGAACGTTCTTTTGCTTCACATAATCCcagaaataaaattattccTGTATCAACTTCTAGTTCCACTACTACTACCATTTCACCTACTTTATCAACTATACCAAAAACATCTTCTCCAGTAACCGCAACTAGTACTTCTACTATTACTACAACTACTCCTTCATTATATACACCAATTACTTCTACAACATTAGCGCAGGATGTTTCTTCGCCTATGAACCCCCCAAAACCTACTACGAATTTACCTAGAATACCGCACAATACAAATACAATATCAGATACTACAATAAGTACCAAAAATATGAATGctttaaataatgaagatgaaattaaatatagaaGATTTCCtgaaaatatacataaaggtgataaaattttaatagaaaaaattcATAATGAAGATACAAAAACTTCAGATGcttacaaaaaaatattaccAGGTAAATCTGGTCAAGCTGGACCCCCAGGAATATATCAAAAACGTCAACACACACTTAAAGGTAAAAGTGGACAATCTATAAATATAGGTATATGGGGACAAGCAGGCCATCcaaatgaaaaaagaagTAATACTAAGGAAAATAAACATAGAACtataatacaaaaagaTCGATTTCAAAGAGAAATCCATGATAATCCAAATATTAAAGATAGATATTCatctataaataattatatattaaaaccAACTAAAACATTTCATCAGAATTATGAATCAGAACACCATGATAAATCGTCTAGTGGACCTATTCTGCATAACGAAAAACCAACAAATTATACAAAACCTGAACGTTCTTCTGTTAAAGAACTTATACGTTACAATGATACATACACATCAAACCATTCTGAGTCAAAATCTACAAAATATCGCAAATATCCACAACACCTAGCATCAACCAAATTTAACTCCACAGTACATGATATAAACCAAAATGAAATACAAGAAAATGTATTGGAAAAATTTAACTTAAACCAAAAAATATCACCACATAATccaatatattatcttgGAAATATACTTGATATAATTGAAcaatttttaataacaCTCTATTCTAATAAGgaaaaaacaaatgaatTAAGAGAAAATTCTAATCCacaaattaataaattagaAAGTGCTAAGCAAAATAAAAGTACTTCTGAAACAGATTCTACTCCTACATATATACCTATTATTAAACGTGAAGTTACTGCAGCGCCAAAAAATGATCCAAGGGAAATTAAAGAACAATTCATGAAACCacaaacatataatatggAAAATGATTCAGCAAAAGATCAGACACCTAAAATTTATCTTCCTGGAGAATATCCTCACGAAGTACCAATTGCACTCCCAACTGATCCGAAAGAAAGATCAAAATTTATTATCCCTGAACAAATTAAACCTATAAAAACATATCCTCCTATTATTGGACATAACAAATCCAAAACTGCGCCACCTAATATTAATCTTCCTCCTTCAGTTTTGAAGAAATATCCTCATATTGCTGAAAAGTACAAAGgatattatgaatatacaCAAAACGAGGGATGGGGAAATGGGTATGTTGATGTATTACATAGACAAAATTTTGATTCAATAGATCCACCGCCAACATATGAAACATATCCATACGATATAGAGAATGTTATTACAggaaataatatgaataaaaatttttcattgcctaataaatcaaatgaatataatttcCGAGATTATAATATTCCTAAACATATTAATCTACATGTTAAACCAGATGAAAGTGCAAATAATATTGCTAAagttattaatatatatgattatttatCAAACAATTCAAAAACATACAAAACAAAACATATTGATTTACACATTacaaaaaatgaaaattatcAAAACGGTTATAGACCTAAAAAAATTGACATTCcattttcaaaaaatatcaaGCCTCCTCCTTTATACAGAAACACTGATAAAATTAatggaaaaaaagaatttataataacaacaaaaaCTCCATCAGATTATACtaatgaagaaataataaCTCATCCAACTGATATATCAATAATCATTCCTGATGATTCAAAAAGCAAAAAAGAAGATACCCTTCATGGAAATGTTAAATATCCGTTTCCTgaaaatattgataattctaataataattttgacTTCACAATTACAAAAAATCCAtcattaaattataataatatggatataACAACAGACTCCAAGGAAatatcaaataatattcatgACGATTTAATAAATCCATCAGAAAATGATACATTAAATCATAGTATTCAAATGATAGATATTCCATCTGAAAATGTtaaaaattcattttttgaGAGCTTTCATAATTtctataaaaattataaaaaaacaaaaaacaaaaaacctttattaaattatgCTAACTCAGAAAATATATCCGAAAGAACTAAAATACCATATATTATTCCTCTAGAAGTAACTAATGGTATAAATCATCCTGAACAAGAGTCAAATTTGCATATAGTGGAAGAAAAACCAGTATGCTATAAAGATGGTACTTATAATGAAACAGAAGAATGTACTATTGAAAAAGCattaaaacaaaagaaTGTTGTATACGCTTATCCTCCTAATCTATTTCAAGAAGATAAAAgggaaaaatatatccCTAAAGAATTATCTTTTCAAACACCTTCCTTACATAACATATACACTACATCAACTATtgaaaacataaataatgaaaatgaaaaaggaaatattactatatatttaaagaataataatagagAAATAAATCCTCCAGACTATAATATTGTTCCTCACGAAAATTCCTTCACACaaattaaagaaattaatCGTGCATCTGAACAAAAAGAACAGATAAAAACACAAAATCAAACAGGAATAAATttacaaaaagaaaatcCACAAATAAGTGAACATACAATGGTAAATCCAAAATCAAATTTAATGATGAGTTTTAAACCTCCACAGGAACCCCAATATATGTACCAAATGCTTGGGGTATCACAGACATATGATCAACCAAATGCTTCTCAGAATTTACCAAATAGTTCCGCTCTTGAAGTAAAACCTGAAACAACTATAACATACCCACATTCTTCTGgtacattatttatacatagAGAAACACATAATGGACAACTATCTACATTAACTACACCCACCACATCAGGAAATATCACGACAAAACCTTCAGGAAGGTTACATTCCACAAATCCTAGTATTTCTTCTACATCAGAAAATTCAGTTAATCCTTTTACTTCCTTACCTTCATATCACCAAAGCGAACAAAGCTATTCAAATACAGCACATCACTTGTcacaaatattattttctcgtgaaaaaaatggaatggttaaaaatgaaatacAATCCCCACAAATAACTATCAAAGGATCAGATGGAAGTATTGCACATTCGTTACAGAGAAATAATGGATACAAAGGTTCAAACATACTTAATATTGTAATCCAGATTGCTACACTATTTGTGGGTGGATTTATGATAATGGCCGTTTTTCATAAG CGTAACATTTTCATATTTGgagcaaaaaaaaagaaaaagaaaaaaaaacaacTATCATGTTTAGACGAAACAACATATGTTCCTGTATCAGAAGAGACCTACACGGAACCCATTTCTTATGAATTATTAGAAAATTATGAAGATTTggaagaaaataattatgacgaaaataatatggaaTACATTTATCCTGAAGAAGAATTAATTTCAAGTAATACACgtgaaataataaaagagaATCAATATACACAAGAGGaggataatataataaaatatgaagaaaaacaTTCAACGCTAAtagaacaaaaaaagaCAAAATGGAAATCATTAATAGAAACACATCTTAAAATATTAGAAGAATATAAGATGGAAGAATGGGATATTCACAAAGGGGACTTTTTAGAAATTTGTTTACAGGAATTTAACAATATACAAGATTTTCAAgtggaaaaaaaagaattagaaaatgaaacaaataaatatatattatataatgatgatgatattGAAAGACAAAATTTTCTATGGAATATTTACatagaaaataatagatatatatCTGATCAGTggaaaaacaaaaaatggtttcagaatataaaaacagAATTGCAGAATGAAATGCATAACTTTATaaaacaacaacaacaaaatataaatattacaaagATGAGTATTATAAATCCTTTAATGGAAAGACAAAAAGGTATATGGAGAGAATGGattaaaaaacaaaacttcataatatataattatataaatgaagaatGGTTTAAGCAAGtgttaaaattatataaacaacATTATAATGTATCAAAAGATAATCtaaataacaataaaatatacataattagAATTTTAACAGGAATATTTATGATCGTATTAGAAGAATATATGAAAGAGGAATGTACAATAGCTAAAAAAGCATTTCTAGATAGAGGattagaaaaaatgaacaaacGAGATAATTCAGATATTAACGCATACATAACAGACATAATAAATTCtactaaaaaaaatatatatataagcaataaagaagaaaataatattaaatacaaaaaagaaaagtgGTACCTAGAAATGAAAGAAGATTGGATTAGAAACgaatacaaatatttatcttccataaaaaatcaaaatatacTTGAAAACGATCTTATTTTAAGAGAAAATAAATCTTTAATAGATATACAAAAAGATATTTCAAGGAGACATTGGGATGATCTTCAAATAAAATGGATAGATGaagataatgaaaatgattGGCTAAAAATAGCTGAAACAAAATTTGtggataaaaaaaaaggcaattataaaaaaccaaaagataaaaagaaaaatatacaaccaaaaaaggaaaaggaAACGTATCATAACAAATTAGAAAAACAAACTTATGTTGAAGAATCctttaataatatggatgATGTGAAACTTCATAAAATGAAAACTGTTATTGAAATACATATGGAATTATTGGATGAATCCCAAAGAGAAGATTGGGAATTAAATAGAAAACAATTTCTAGAAATATGTATAGAAGAATTTTCCAATAAATTAGAgacagaaaaaaaaaatattataaaatcaAATGAGTTACAATTAAATATcgataatgaaaaaataataaatcatatgatagaaaaacaaaatatgttcattcaaaaaattatgcaaaaaaataaatttttattagaaaggtggaaaagaaaagaatggttccataaattaaaagaaaactGGAAAAttcaagaaaaaaataatagtataACACAAATCCAAGGTAATAACATGGAAAATTCCAAAActgaaagaaaaaatattatgttggaaaagcaaaaaataatatggaaaaaatgGGTTGCTAAAAATGTTATGCATATAGAAGAATCAAATAATGAAAGTCTCTTGCAAGATTTTATAACGcataatgaaaatatttattttcaagataaaaaaaatttaaataatataaaaaatcaaaataataatatatatgaaaacagtttaaagaaatatacagaaaaaaaattacttACAGTAATATGGATTGATATTCATATGATGGTTTTAGACGAAttgaaaaaagaagaaattcAAGAAAgtaaaattattttgttgGACAAACTTATTGATGgtttgaaaaataaaaatgatacaaaaacaaatcagcctataatacatataataaaggaaaagaaagaaaatatattgcaacataaaagaaataacgtaaatatatatcaacgagtaaatgaaaatattgaTTTTAAATGGataaatgaagaatataaaaattgcaatatattaaaagaaaaaattgatatatatgatatgaCTGTAAAAAATCCTATTTTAGATATTCAaacaaatattttgttaaaaaatTGGGAAAATATGCAGATAAAATGGATAGATGATAATAACGAAAATGATTGGTTAAAAATTAgcacataa
- a CDS encoding early transcribed membrane protein 13 — translation KRKNIKNIDKAIEEHNKRKKLIYYSLIASGAIASVAAILGLGYYGYKKSREDDLYYNKYLEYRNGEYNIKYQDGAIASTSKFYIEPEGINKVNLNKPIIENKNNVDVSVKRYNNFVDIARLSIQKHFEHLSYDQKDSHVNNIEYMQKFVQRLQENRNISLSKYQENKAVMDLKYHLQKVYANYLSQEEN, via the coding sequence aaaagaaaaaatattaaaaacatTGATAAAGCAATAGAAGAACACAACAAAAGGAAGAAActaatttattattcattgATAGCATCTGGAGCAATAGCATCTGTTGCGGCAATATTGGGCTTAGGATATTATGGATATAAAAAATCTCGAGAAGATGatttgtattataataaatatttggAATATAGAAATGGAGaatacaatataaaatatcaaGATGGTGCTATAGCAAGTACTAgtaaattttatatagaACCTGAAGGAATAAATAAAgtaaatttaaataaacctataattgaaaataaaaataatgtagaTGTGTCAgttaaaagatataataattttgtaGATATAGCACGACTTAGTATACAAAAACATTTTGAACATTTATCATATGATCAAAAAGATTCTCATGTAAATAACATAGAATATATGCAAAAATTTGTTCAAAGATTACAAgaaaatagaaatatatcTCTATCCAAATATCAAGAAAATAAAGCTGTTATGGatttaaaatatcattTACAAAAAGTTTATGCTAATTATTTATCTCAAGAAGAGAActaa